One genomic window of Candidatus Pseudobacter hemicellulosilyticus includes the following:
- a CDS encoding tetratricopeptide repeat protein has product MFGLFKRKIPLRPTVDPAQKEWIEDIVSWLLSTVPFQQLKARPFLDQNDELLRFNDPADLIQLNALLANICRQYGLEPDDVTLRVFDDLQSMEWSTPLAPMGAIPGRSTYSTRVYSKESKKYQVELAKSSLGNTELLIRELAFELACIYLVRDGMVKQDNPELAQITELTCIYYGFGIFIANTALHKNEHWVIRSGNLKMEVISYANALLCYIAEADPTAVTVQLNTNTRELFQQDSQYLRETGDTFLTAEEIARQVDTYHGFKAINDAYDAHDLDGALAACKKELDLKPEETSLHNYYGYILLRKKEYGLAVDSFTNSIRIDPYHDYAYNNRGYCRLQLGQVDESFADLDTAWQVNPDNSFSWRNMGLYYLLTQDNPKAIEYLERAYSLDPKTEMIHFYLAMAYRQSGGQEQARHHADLSVSKNEFNDSVFSLD; this is encoded by the coding sequence ATGTTTGGTTTGTTCAAAAGAAAAATACCCCTCCGCCCTACTGTAGACCCTGCCCAGAAAGAATGGATAGAGGATATTGTCAGCTGGCTGCTTTCCACCGTTCCTTTCCAGCAGTTAAAAGCCCGCCCTTTCCTGGACCAGAATGATGAACTGCTGCGCTTCAATGACCCGGCTGATCTCATCCAGCTGAATGCCTTGCTGGCCAACATTTGCCGGCAGTACGGTCTTGAGCCTGATGATGTGACCCTGCGGGTGTTTGACGACCTGCAATCCATGGAATGGAGTACCCCGCTGGCGCCCATGGGCGCCATTCCCGGCAGATCAACGTACAGCACCAGGGTTTACAGTAAGGAAAGTAAAAAATACCAGGTAGAACTGGCCAAATCAAGTCTTGGCAACACAGAACTGCTGATCAGGGAGCTGGCCTTTGAACTGGCCTGTATTTACCTGGTCAGGGATGGAATGGTGAAGCAGGATAACCCGGAGCTGGCACAGATTACTGAATTAACCTGTATCTATTACGGTTTCGGTATTTTTATTGCCAATACCGCTTTGCATAAAAATGAGCATTGGGTGATCCGTTCGGGCAACCTGAAGATGGAGGTCATCAGCTATGCCAACGCCCTGCTCTGTTATATTGCTGAAGCTGATCCCACAGCAGTAACAGTGCAGCTGAATACCAATACCAGGGAGCTGTTCCAGCAGGATAGCCAATATCTCCGGGAAACCGGAGATACGTTCCTGACAGCTGAAGAGATCGCCAGGCAGGTTGACACGTATCACGGCTTTAAAGCTATCAATGATGCCTATGATGCACATGATCTTGACGGTGCGCTGGCTGCCTGCAAAAAAGAGCTGGACCTGAAGCCGGAAGAAACCAGCCTGCACAATTATTATGGGTACATTCTGCTCCGGAAAAAAGAATACGGCCTGGCTGTAGACTCTTTTACTAATTCTATCCGTATTGATCCCTATCATGACTACGCATATAATAACCGTGGTTATTGCCGGCTGCAGCTGGGACAGGTTGATGAGTCTTTTGCAGACCTGGACACCGCCTGGCAGGTGAATCCCGACAATTCTTTCAGCTGGCGGAATATGGGCCTGTACTACCTGCTCACACAGGATAACCCCAAAGCCATTGAATACCTGGAACGTGCTTATTCCCTGGATCCCAAAACAGAAATGATCCATTTCTACCTGGCCATGGCTTACCGGCAATCAGGAGGTCAGGAACAAGCCCGCCACCATGCGGATCTCTCCGTTAGTAAAAATGAATTCAACGATTCTGTATTCAGCCTGGACTAA
- a CDS encoding ABC-F family ATP-binding cassette domain-containing protein, whose translation MLTLQNITYLHPNKEPLFQSLNLSFPDQAQMALVGNNGTGKSTLLKLIAGELVPTTGQVLACCKPYLAPQHFGQYNGLSIARALRVDHKLEALRAILDGQVTESLMMQLDEDWTIEERCLEALAYWGLQDLSLRQSMDSLSGGQKTRVFLAGINIHQPEILLLDEPTNHLDGEGRRLLAELLQSRKQTTIVVSHDRQLLELLNPIVELTRRGATVYGGNYSFYEEQKAIADEALQQDLRSQEKALRKAKEVERQTIERQQKLDARGKKKQENAGLPTISMNTFRNNAEKSTARIKGAHAEKVGTLYEGLQELRKAIPGMDRMQFGFEDSALHKGKILLKGEEILAGYNGRSLWREPLDIQVVSGERIALCGGNGSGKTTLIRLLLGQQEPLSGQLYRAPQQAVYIDQDYSLVSDTRSVYEQAQQFNTGGLQEHEVKIRLNRFLFTPDYWDKSCRSLSGGEKMRLLLCCLTLGRQAPDIIILDEPTNNLDILNIEILTAAINGYKGTLIVVSHDSRFLEEVGISRTIDL comes from the coding sequence ATGCTGACCTTACAGAATATTACATACCTGCATCCCAATAAGGAACCTTTATTTCAATCGCTCAACCTGAGTTTTCCGGATCAGGCCCAAATGGCCCTGGTAGGCAATAACGGGACGGGCAAATCCACTTTGCTAAAACTGATAGCAGGCGAGCTGGTTCCCACAACAGGCCAGGTCCTGGCCTGTTGTAAGCCCTACCTTGCGCCCCAGCATTTTGGGCAGTACAATGGGTTGAGCATTGCCCGGGCGCTGCGGGTGGATCATAAACTGGAGGCCCTCCGCGCCATACTGGACGGACAGGTCACTGAATCACTGATGATGCAGCTGGATGAGGACTGGACCATTGAAGAACGCTGCCTGGAAGCTCTGGCCTATTGGGGGTTGCAGGACCTGTCTCTCCGGCAAAGTATGGACAGCCTCAGCGGCGGCCAGAAGACCCGCGTATTCCTGGCAGGCATTAATATCCATCAGCCGGAAATACTGTTATTGGACGAACCAACCAATCACCTGGATGGGGAGGGTCGCAGGCTACTGGCCGAACTGCTGCAATCCCGGAAGCAAACGACGATCGTTGTCAGCCACGACCGGCAACTGCTGGAACTGCTGAACCCGATAGTAGAACTGACCAGGCGGGGCGCTACGGTCTATGGCGGTAATTATTCCTTTTACGAAGAACAGAAAGCGATAGCCGACGAGGCCCTGCAACAGGACCTGCGCAGCCAGGAAAAAGCCCTGCGCAAGGCCAAAGAGGTGGAGCGACAAACCATAGAACGACAACAAAAACTGGATGCCCGCGGCAAGAAAAAACAGGAGAATGCCGGACTGCCCACTATCTCCATGAACACTTTCCGTAACAACGCCGAGAAAAGCACCGCCCGCATCAAAGGCGCACATGCCGAAAAAGTAGGGACGCTGTATGAAGGCCTGCAGGAACTGCGCAAAGCCATTCCCGGGATGGACAGAATGCAGTTTGGTTTTGAAGACTCCGCACTGCACAAAGGAAAAATATTATTGAAGGGCGAAGAAATCCTTGCTGGTTATAATGGCCGGTCACTGTGGCGGGAGCCGCTGGATATCCAGGTGGTCAGTGGTGAACGGATAGCTCTCTGCGGAGGCAATGGTTCGGGCAAGACCACCCTGATCCGCCTGCTGCTGGGCCAGCAGGAACCTTTGTCCGGCCAGCTTTACCGGGCCCCGCAGCAAGCAGTTTATATTGACCAGGACTATAGCCTGGTCAGTGATACCCGTTCTGTGTATGAGCAGGCGCAGCAATTCAATACCGGCGGCTTGCAGGAACATGAAGTGAAGATCAGGCTCAACCGTTTCCTGTTCACGCCGGACTACTGGGATAAATCCTGCCGCAGCCTGAGCGGTGGTGAAAAAATGCGCCTGCTGCTCTGTTGCCTGACCCTCGGTCGCCAGGCGCCGGATATAATTATTCTGGACGAACCAACCAATAACCTCGATATCCTGAACATTGAGATACTCACTGCTGCGATCAACGGGTATAAAGGCACTTTGATAGTAGTATCCCATGACAGCCGGTTTTTGGAAGAGGTGGGGATCAGCAGGACAATAGATCTGTAA
- a CDS encoding TIGR03364 family FAD-dependent oxidoreductase, which yields MHPLSSSRAIVIGAGIVGLAAARTLAQAGYQVTVFERNPQAVGASIRNFGMVWPIGQPAHRYATALRSRGIWQQMARATGSWFHEEGSLHLAYDQATLQVLEETASTFDGQRNGRLLTAAEALDRSQAVNPDGLLGAFYSADELIVDPRTAIAATATWLREKQGVQFHWNTVVHRIESGVVCYGDQQRLQADLILVCSGADFETLYPEVFQQAPITKCKLQMMRLVAQPDQWRIGPSLCGGLSLLHYKAFEVARSLPALLEQEQQRRPQYLQWGIHVMVSQQGTGELTIGDSHEYGPNPDPFDRQFINDLILDYLKTFARFKDWRLGQSWNGVYAKMTNGNDHFLHQPQPGVIIFNALGGAGMTLSFGLAEEVLEGLI from the coding sequence ATGCATCCCCTCTCTTCTTCCCGGGCCATAGTTATTGGCGCAGGCATTGTTGGACTGGCCGCAGCACGCACGCTGGCGCAGGCCGGTTACCAGGTCACTGTATTTGAAAGGAACCCGCAGGCTGTTGGCGCTTCCATCCGCAATTTCGGCATGGTATGGCCTATAGGGCAACCGGCGCATCGCTATGCCACGGCCCTTCGCTCCCGCGGGATCTGGCAGCAAATGGCCCGGGCAACCGGCAGCTGGTTCCATGAAGAAGGATCACTCCACCTGGCCTATGACCAGGCCACCCTGCAGGTGCTGGAAGAAACGGCCAGCACCTTTGACGGCCAGCGTAATGGCCGCCTGCTGACAGCAGCGGAAGCACTGGACAGATCACAGGCCGTAAACCCGGATGGTTTGCTGGGCGCCTTCTACAGTGCAGACGAACTGATTGTTGATCCCCGGACAGCCATTGCTGCCACGGCCACCTGGCTCCGGGAAAAACAGGGCGTGCAGTTCCACTGGAATACGGTTGTCCATCGTATTGAATCAGGTGTTGTATGCTATGGGGATCAGCAGCGCCTCCAGGCCGATCTGATCCTTGTCTGCAGCGGCGCCGATTTTGAAACGCTCTATCCCGAAGTATTTCAGCAGGCCCCTATTACCAAATGCAAGCTGCAGATGATGCGGCTGGTTGCACAGCCTGACCAGTGGCGCATTGGTCCGTCGCTCTGCGGCGGCCTGTCGCTCCTGCATTACAAAGCTTTTGAAGTGGCGCGTAGCCTGCCGGCGCTCCTGGAACAGGAGCAGCAACGCCGCCCCCAATACCTGCAATGGGGTATCCATGTCATGGTATCCCAGCAGGGCACCGGTGAACTGACCATTGGGGACTCCCATGAGTATGGTCCCAATCCCGATCCCTTTGACCGGCAATTCATCAATGACCTGATCCTGGACTACCTGAAAACTTTTGCCCGTTTTAAAGACTGGCGGCTGGGTCAGTCCTGGAATGGGGTGTATGCAAAAATGACCAATGGCAATGACCATTTTCTGCACCAGCCCCAGCCCGGAGTGATTATCTTCAATGCACTGGGTGGCGCAGGAATGACCCTGAGCTTCGGACTGGCGGAAGAGGTGCTGGAAGGATTGATATAA
- a CDS encoding DUF5690 family protein, translating to MPPLFSYLQKQFTRLPFAVTTLITALAAFGCYTSMYAFRKSFTAGLYPEPPLWGVDYKTWLVIAQVFGYMLSKFYGIRFIAEQGHRQRAARILTLIGISWMALLAFALAPAPWNIACLFLNGLPLGMIWGLVFSYLEGRRTTELLGAVMSISLVFASGFVKTAGRTLIEDWQVADRWMPFCTGLLFVLPLLLCTLLLELAPPPDQRDQQLRTVRTSMDAAARRHFLRSFLPGLLFTIITYILLTILRDLRDNFEVEIWADLGITDKHIYARTDTLIALAVLLLISLLIFVKQNLLAFTLIHWMIIGGCLLAGGSSWLLQQQLISPTCWMTITGLGIYLAYIPYNAIFFERLLATFRHTGNIGFIMYVADAAGYLGSVSVLVVRELGFVKLSWGHFFGQAVWATSLVAGLLAIGSLVYFRQKKRKHSTGF from the coding sequence ATGCCGCCTCTTTTCAGCTATCTGCAAAAACAGTTTACCCGACTACCCTTTGCCGTGACCACGCTGATCACGGCACTGGCAGCCTTTGGCTGTTATACCAGCATGTATGCCTTCCGCAAATCCTTCACGGCAGGCCTGTATCCTGAGCCGCCGCTCTGGGGTGTGGACTACAAGACCTGGCTGGTCATTGCACAGGTCTTTGGTTATATGCTGAGCAAATTCTATGGTATCCGTTTCATTGCCGAGCAGGGACACCGGCAGCGGGCGGCCAGGATCTTAACGCTGATCGGCATTTCCTGGATGGCCTTGCTGGCTTTTGCCCTGGCGCCTGCCCCCTGGAATATAGCCTGCCTGTTCCTGAACGGGCTGCCGCTGGGCATGATCTGGGGACTGGTGTTCTCTTACCTGGAAGGGCGCCGCACCACCGAGCTGCTGGGCGCTGTGATGAGTATTTCGCTGGTCTTTGCCTCGGGCTTTGTCAAAACAGCCGGCAGGACCCTGATAGAGGACTGGCAGGTGGCAGACCGCTGGATGCCGTTCTGCACGGGCCTGCTATTTGTACTGCCGCTGCTGCTCTGCACCCTCCTGCTGGAGCTGGCGCCGCCACCGGATCAGCGGGATCAGCAACTGCGGACCGTCCGTACCAGCATGGATGCGGCTGCCCGCCGGCATTTCCTGCGCAGCTTCCTGCCGGGCTTGCTGTTCACCATCATCACTTATATCCTGCTTACCATCCTCCGGGACCTGCGGGATAATTTTGAAGTGGAGATCTGGGCCGATCTTGGCATCACCGATAAACATATCTATGCCCGTACAGATACCCTGATTGCACTGGCCGTATTGCTGCTGATCAGCCTGCTCATTTTTGTGAAGCAGAATTTACTGGCCTTTACCCTGATCCACTGGATGATCATTGGCGGCTGCCTGCTGGCGGGCGGCTCGTCCTGGCTCCTCCAGCAGCAGCTGATCAGTCCCACCTGCTGGATGACCATCACCGGCCTGGGCATTTACCTGGCCTATATTCCCTACAATGCCATTTTCTTTGAAAGGCTGCTGGCCACTTTCCGGCATACCGGCAATATTGGTTTTATCATGTACGTAGCAGATGCCGCCGGTTACCTCGGCAGCGTCAGTGTGCTGGTGGTACGGGAGTTGGGTTTTGTAAAGCTGAGCTGGGGGCATTTCTTTGGACAGGCAGTCTGGGCCACCAGTCTGGTGGCAGGTTTGCTGGCCATTGGCTCGCTGGTGTATTTCAGGCAGAAAAAAAGAAAACATTCAACCGGATTTTAA
- a CDS encoding HAD hydrolase-like protein, which translates to MRIKLVVFDIAGTTVRDENKVAAAFQSALEEQGFQVPLEVANRFMGYEKKHAIRDIINEVQPGTDITETLVDTIHQAFLRRMIAYYRTSSEIEPLPHVEETLQALHQAGKQVAINTGFSRDIAEAIVERLQWREKGLIDFLIASDEVPNGRPHPDMIRQLMAAAGIDDPLLVAKVGDTEVDINEGRNAGCRYAIGITTGAYTREALQEHAPTHIIDDIREVLDIVKD; encoded by the coding sequence ATGAGGATCAAGCTTGTAGTTTTTGATATTGCCGGGACCACCGTAAGAGATGAGAACAAAGTGGCGGCAGCTTTTCAGTCAGCATTGGAAGAACAGGGATTCCAGGTACCCCTGGAAGTGGCCAACCGGTTCATGGGTTACGAGAAGAAACATGCCATCCGTGATATTATCAACGAAGTGCAGCCCGGCACCGATATAACAGAGACACTGGTAGATACCATTCACCAGGCTTTTCTCCGCCGCATGATAGCCTACTACCGGACCTCTTCTGAAATAGAGCCGCTGCCACACGTGGAAGAAACACTGCAGGCCCTGCACCAGGCCGGAAAGCAGGTTGCCATTAACACGGGTTTCTCCCGGGATATTGCCGAGGCTATTGTGGAAAGACTGCAATGGCGGGAAAAAGGGCTGATCGATTTCCTGATCGCTTCTGATGAAGTACCCAATGGCCGGCCGCATCCGGATATGATCCGCCAGCTGATGGCCGCCGCCGGTATTGACGACCCGCTGCTGGTAGCCAAAGTTGGTGATACAGAAGTGGACATCAACGAGGGCCGCAATGCCGGCTGCCGTTATGCTATTGGCATCACTACCGGCGCGTATACCCGGGAGGCGCTGCAGGAACATGCGCCCACCCATATCATTGATGATATCCGGGAAGTATTGGACATTGTAAAGGATTAA
- a CDS encoding alkaline phosphatase family protein → MNRILTGLSAAMLAGTLFSCSAPADKTPAGIKHLVVIGIDGLSVSGLQKAGARVMDSLTRTGSLSPHVRTVLPSSSSANWASMLMGAGPEQHGVTNNDWRLDDHTLEPVVSGKENRFPGIFGIIREQLPAAETGSIYQWDGFGNLYDHKDVSFDQTISAMDSTAIASASYIADKKPLFTWVHLDDVDGAGHHYGHGTPEYFASVRKADSCVGLIIDGIRKAGILEETLVIITSDHGGLGLGHGGHSLEEMTVPRIYSGAGIKKGYTVQLQEYQYDLASTIAFALGIKAPYEWIGRPVKAAFTGFEEPANSWKGIQLTAAPVIYPDAAGSQRAGTRFTDSTTVRMEAADGSQSPVYYTLDGTAPSPGSSQYTSPFILRHTAVIKARTINADSSVSAIATAYFRQAPADGQHGVTIRFYTGNNWNRLPDFSKLTPKASLQHPEIDIPFDQVKQLKAPDNSCFGLVYEAMLQIDQAGEYSFYTRSDDGSRLFIDGIPVVDNDGDHGILETTGSIRLTAGRHAIRVEFLNAGGGYWLDTYYKGPGLAKQIIPADKLFIR, encoded by the coding sequence ATGAATAGAATTCTGACAGGGTTATCAGCCGCTATGCTGGCCGGTACCCTTTTTTCCTGTTCTGCCCCGGCGGACAAAACGCCGGCAGGCATCAAACACCTGGTGGTGATCGGCATTGACGGGCTGAGCGTTTCCGGTCTGCAGAAAGCAGGTGCGCGCGTGATGGACAGCCTTACCAGAACAGGCAGCCTCTCGCCCCATGTCCGTACCGTATTGCCTTCTTCCAGCAGCGCCAACTGGGCCAGTATGCTCATGGGCGCCGGACCGGAACAGCATGGCGTTACCAATAACGACTGGCGCCTGGACGACCATACCCTGGAACCCGTGGTATCCGGCAAAGAGAATCGCTTCCCCGGCATCTTCGGTATCATCCGGGAACAGCTGCCTGCAGCAGAAACCGGCTCCATTTACCAGTGGGATGGCTTTGGCAACCTGTATGATCATAAAGATGTCAGCTTTGACCAAACAATCTCTGCTATGGACTCCACGGCCATAGCCAGCGCCAGCTATATAGCAGATAAAAAACCTTTATTCACCTGGGTACACCTGGATGATGTGGATGGCGCAGGTCACCACTACGGCCATGGCACCCCTGAATATTTTGCGTCTGTCCGGAAGGCAGACTCCTGTGTAGGCCTGATCATAGATGGTATCCGCAAAGCAGGCATACTGGAAGAGACCCTGGTCATCATCACCTCTGATCATGGTGGTCTGGGCCTGGGTCATGGCGGCCATTCGTTGGAAGAAATGACCGTACCCCGTATTTACAGCGGCGCCGGTATCAAAAAAGGCTACACTGTGCAGCTGCAGGAGTATCAGTACGACCTGGCCTCTACCATTGCCTTTGCACTGGGCATCAAAGCCCCTTATGAATGGATCGGCAGGCCGGTGAAAGCAGCTTTCACTGGTTTTGAAGAACCAGCCAACAGCTGGAAAGGTATTCAGCTGACTGCTGCCCCGGTTATCTATCCCGATGCAGCAGGCTCCCAGAGGGCCGGTACACGTTTTACAGATTCCACCACGGTTCGCATGGAAGCAGCTGATGGCAGCCAGTCGCCGGTCTATTATACCCTGGATGGTACAGCGCCTTCCCCTGGTTCGTCCCAATATACTTCTCCTTTCATCCTCCGGCATACAGCCGTGATAAAAGCAAGGACCATCAATGCCGATAGTTCCGTCAGCGCTATTGCCACTGCTTATTTCCGCCAGGCGCCTGCGGATGGACAGCATGGCGTTACCATACGCTTCTATACTGGTAATAACTGGAACCGCCTGCCGGATTTCAGTAAGCTGACCCCCAAAGCCAGCTTACAGCATCCTGAGATCGATATTCCTTTTGACCAGGTAAAACAGCTCAAAGCGCCGGACAACTCCTGTTTTGGACTGGTCTATGAAGCCATGCTGCAGATAGACCAGGCTGGTGAATACAGCTTTTATACGCGCAGTGATGATGGCAGCCGCCTGTTCATTGATGGCATACCTGTAGTGGACAATGATGGTGATCATGGCATCCTGGAAACCACGGGCAGTATCCGGCTCACAGCCGGTCGCCATGCCATCCGCGTAGAATTCCTCAATGCCGGCGGCGGCTACTGGCTGGACACCTATTACAAAGGACCGGGACTGGCCAAACAAATCATTCCGGCCGACAAATTATTCATCAGATAG
- a CDS encoding aspartate aminotransferase family protein yields the protein MLLNEQGDSNQSGGRQEYLQSLSEETQYWIREDAAVFLHQALSTPVMNILTRTEGAWLEDLQGKRYLDLHGNGVHNAGFSNPAVIAAVIRQLQERLAFTPRRYSNLPVIHLAQKLVALTPEGLTRVLFCPGGSEAIEMAVTIAKQVTGKWKTISYWDSYHGNGFQASSIGGEEHFSTGQGPMVPGAFHVEFPNYYRNPWRYTDQEAIDDQYLRQLELIIRRHPDMAALIAEPVSSTPVIPSRYYWEKVRELCDQHGIVLIFDEIIDGLGRTGRWFASEHFVTPDILVLGKSLGGGLLPFAGIVAKEKFNVLQHRSVGHYTHEKNPLCATAGLAAIEYIEAENLVRNAAEQGQYLLDSLLAMQEQFPVIGHVAGKGLHIGIDLVTDRETKERAGQYAEQVMYYCLREGIAFKVIEGNVLTLRPALTITRDECNRVLQTLTAAFTHCKLNKG from the coding sequence ATGTTACTGAATGAACAAGGTGATAGCAACCAATCCGGCGGCCGGCAGGAATACCTGCAGTCGCTGAGTGAAGAAACGCAATACTGGATCCGGGAAGATGCAGCAGTCTTTCTCCACCAGGCGCTTTCCACTCCGGTCATGAATATTCTTACCCGGACCGAAGGCGCCTGGCTGGAAGACCTGCAAGGCAAACGTTACCTGGACCTGCATGGCAATGGCGTCCATAATGCCGGCTTCTCCAACCCGGCTGTTATTGCCGCGGTGATCAGACAGCTGCAGGAGAGACTGGCTTTTACCCCGCGCCGCTACAGCAACCTGCCCGTTATCCACCTGGCGCAGAAACTGGTGGCCCTGACACCGGAAGGACTGACAAGAGTATTGTTCTGTCCCGGAGGTTCGGAAGCCATAGAGATGGCGGTCACCATAGCCAAACAGGTTACCGGAAAATGGAAAACCATCAGCTACTGGGATTCCTATCATGGTAACGGTTTCCAGGCTTCCAGCATTGGTGGGGAAGAACATTTCTCTACCGGGCAGGGCCCGATGGTGCCCGGCGCCTTCCATGTGGAATTCCCCAATTACTACCGCAATCCCTGGAGGTATACAGACCAGGAAGCCATCGATGACCAGTATCTCCGGCAGCTGGAGCTGATCATCAGGCGGCATCCGGATATGGCCGCACTGATAGCAGAGCCGGTATCCTCTACGCCGGTTATTCCATCCCGTTATTACTGGGAAAAGGTCAGGGAGCTTTGTGACCAGCATGGTATTGTGCTGATCTTTGATGAGATCATTGATGGATTGGGACGAACCGGTCGCTGGTTTGCCAGTGAGCATTTTGTCACCCCGGACATCCTTGTCCTAGGCAAATCCCTGGGTGGCGGCCTGCTGCCCTTTGCCGGCATTGTGGCCAAAGAAAAATTCAATGTGCTGCAGCACCGGTCTGTAGGGCATTACACCCATGAAAAGAACCCGCTCTGCGCCACTGCCGGTCTGGCTGCTATTGAGTATATAGAAGCAGAGAACCTGGTCCGCAATGCGGCGGAGCAGGGACAATACCTGCTCGACAGCCTGCTGGCCATGCAGGAGCAGTTCCCTGTTATTGGTCATGTGGCGGGTAAGGGACTGCATATCGGGATAGACCTGGTCACTGACCGGGAAACTAAAGAAAGGGCCGGACAATATGCTGAGCAGGTGATGTATTACTGTTTGCGGGAAGGCATTGCCTTTAAGGTCATTGAAGGCAATGTGCTGACCCTGCGGCCAGCCCTCACTATTACCCGGGATGAATGCAACCGGGTGCTGCAAACACTCACCGCAGCTTTCACTCATTGTAAACTCAATAAAGGATGA
- a CDS encoding SusD/RagB family nutrient-binding outer membrane lipoprotein gives MKKHFFRYVLLLLVLGSCTKDFEEMNTNPNRPDQLTDPGLLLPDLIRSVANKNLDNSFDRGAIAADQLATSYASNFSNWFRADAQGYFNWSYYNYIRDLNEVIRAAEERGYNNYKGIALVLRAWLFQNLTDLYGPIPFREASAAGVTGVNRPKYAQQQDVYAGLITDLEEAAGLLGSTGEGVTGDILFSGSIDRWKKFNTGLLLRILLRQSNKVDPTTKMTAILNNGTQYPLFQGYSEQAALQYLTDRDENNMPLYHASNSDYGISSRVTASLVSRLNSMNDARLFVFALPASQSGNYTGAVNGTGDWDDPAKYSPPGMLWAPRQYNATLASTTAAQSILLSYSEVQFTLAEAAERGFIPGGSGAAETYYTNGINDQFSYYASRIPSNYTFPTAADIVPGTGYFDQSTVAYTGNQAQKLEKIYLQKWLSLFLVGYEAWTEWRRTGYPAIVAGPVSPGYVPSRVLYPADEQTINADNYREAVQWLGGSDALNTKLWFAK, from the coding sequence ATGAAAAAGCATTTCTTCCGCTATGTACTCCTGCTCCTGGTGCTGGGCTCCTGTACCAAGGATTTTGAGGAGATGAATACCAATCCCAACAGGCCCGACCAGCTCACTGATCCCGGCCTGCTCCTGCCGGACCTGATCCGCTCTGTAGCCAATAAGAACCTGGACAATTCCTTTGACCGGGGCGCTATTGCGGCCGACCAGCTGGCCACTTCCTATGCCAGTAATTTTTCCAACTGGTTCCGTGCGGATGCACAGGGCTATTTCAACTGGAGCTATTACAACTATATCCGTGACCTGAATGAGGTGATCCGGGCAGCAGAAGAGCGTGGCTACAACAACTACAAGGGGATTGCCCTGGTGCTGCGCGCCTGGTTGTTCCAGAACCTGACCGATCTCTATGGCCCCATTCCCTTCCGCGAAGCATCCGCTGCTGGTGTTACCGGCGTTAACCGGCCCAAATATGCCCAGCAGCAGGATGTGTATGCCGGCCTGATCACCGACCTGGAAGAAGCTGCTGGCCTGCTGGGCAGTACGGGCGAAGGGGTCACCGGTGATATCCTGTTCAGCGGCTCCATTGACCGCTGGAAAAAATTCAATACCGGCCTGCTGCTGCGTATCCTGCTCCGTCAGTCCAACAAGGTGGATCCTACTACCAAAATGACGGCCATCCTGAATAACGGGACACAATACCCGCTGTTCCAGGGTTACAGTGAGCAGGCTGCCCTGCAGTACCTGACGGACCGTGACGAGAACAATATGCCGCTGTACCACGCCAGCAACAGTGACTATGGTATCAGCAGCCGTGTGACAGCCAGCCTGGTGAGCCGTCTCAACAGCATGAATGATGCAAGGCTGTTTGTATTTGCCCTGCCTGCTTCACAAAGCGGTAACTATACGGGTGCAGTGAATGGTACGGGCGACTGGGATGATCCTGCCAAATACTCTCCTCCCGGTATGCTCTGGGCGCCCCGCCAGTATAATGCTACCCTGGCTTCCACCACGGCGGCACAAAGTATCCTGCTCAGCTATTCTGAGGTACAGTTCACCCTGGCCGAAGCAGCCGAGCGCGGCTTTATCCCCGGCGGCAGCGGCGCTGCTGAAACCTACTATACCAATGGTATCAATGACCAGTTCAGCTACTACGCCAGCCGCATTCCGTCTAATTATACTTTCCCCACTGCTGCGGATATTGTTCCGGGAACCGGCTATTTTGATCAATCGACCGTAGCCTATACCGGTAACCAGGCACAGAAGCTGGAAAAGATCTACCTGCAGAAATGGCTCTCCCTTTTCCTGGTAGGCTATGAAGCCTGGACGGAGTGGCGCCGCACGGGTTATCCCGCTATTGTAGCCGGCCCTGTAAGCCCGGGTTATGTGCCCAGCCGGGTATTGTATCCTGCTGATGAACAAACCATCAATGCGGACAATTACCGGGAGGCTGTTCAATGGCTGGGCGGCAGTGATGCCCTCAACACCAAACTCTGGTTCGCCAAATAA